From the Montipora capricornis isolate CH-2021 chromosome 2, ASM3666992v2, whole genome shotgun sequence genome, one window contains:
- the LOC138037228 gene encoding ectonucleoside triphosphate diphosphohydrolase 3-like — HVSDARCLSKGELQDAVSDVAKHAIVFDAGSNKTKVEIYKINVASPLLDLTDIQQLDPSLSKVEPGIASLAGNPNGVAAYLTPLLGGASHQNTFDNPTKDTFPITLGGQQYHLFARSYLGYGATEARKKCLEAILLNQTTSNEISSPCHHKGYEEVITIGNQRVKVKGSALVPLCPSIIEETFFCKRPNCPFYDQPRLQGDFGGFSGIFYTALGTGMLCYKCTKSLSPAMFEVSSRNFCARRFQDVNSDPYAKVNCFQSNFVYELLAKGYRLPADKTIEVGKKIGGFSLGWSLGAMLYNGKYLYNTHIAFSGLPIETA, encoded by the coding sequence CATGTTTCGGACGCTCGGTGCCTTTCCAAAGGCGAGTTGCAGGACGCGGTCTCAGATGTCGCCAAGCACGCCATTGTATTCGATGCAGGCTCCAACAAAACTAAAGTAGAGATCTACAAAATAAACGTGGCCTCTCCTCTGTTAGATTTAACAGACATTCAACAGCTCGACCCCTCTCTTAGTAAAGTCGAGCCTGGAATCGCTAGCCTGGCTGGGAACCCAAACGGAGTTGCAGCTTATCTAACGCCCCTGTTGGGCGGGGCTTCCCATCAAAACACTTTTGATAACCCCACTAAAGATACCTTTCCTATAACGTTGGGAGGGCAACAATATCACCTTTTCGCCAGGAGTTATCTTGGCTATGGGGCGACCGAGGCTCGCAAGAAATGCCTCGAAGCAATTTTGTTAAATCAAACAACCTCAAATGAGATTTCAAGTCCTTGTCATCACAAAGGTTACGAAGAGGTAATCACGATTGGTAATCAAAGGGTCAAAGTTAAAGGGTCGGCCTTAGTCCCACTTTGCCCATCAAtcattgaagaaacttttttctgCAAACGCCCCAATTGCCCGTTCTATGATCAACCTCGTTTGCAAGGGGATTTTGGTGGGTTTTCTGGGATATTTTACACCGCCTTGGGTACAGGAATGCTGTGTTATAAGTGCACAAAATCGCTATCACCCGCCATGTTTGAGGTCAGTTCCCGAAACTTTTGTGCTCGGCGATTCCAGGATGTCAACAGTGACCCGTATGCTAAAGTTAATTGCTTTCAGAGTAATTTCGTGTATGAGCTTTTGGCAAAGGGGTACCGTTTGCCCGCAGATAAGACAATCGAAGTTGGTAAGAAGATTGGAGGGTTTAGCCTGGGTTGGTCCTTAGGTGCCATGCTGTACAACGGCAAGTATTTGTACAACACACATATCGCTTTTTCTGGCTTGCCGATTGAAACTGCGTGA